One genomic window of Methanosarcina acetivorans C2A includes the following:
- a CDS encoding SDR family NAD(P)-dependent oxidoreductase, with translation MSQAFKIIENEFEGKVAIVTGAGTGNGESIAERLYAGGASVALVSRHIAPLDDICNRIDSSGKRTFPIEVDVRDPHSVQIAVSSIIERFGKIDIAVNNAGITGPANTPLQDLDIEIWRDVIETDLTGVFYCMKYEIPAMLKNGSGAIVNMSSANGLVGLAGMAAYTTAKHGVIGLTRSAALELAESNIRVCAVAPGYVATPRIIDSGKEAMDYMAAAHPMKRLATREEVADLVAYLLSERAAFITGSVHCIDGGYTAE, from the coding sequence ATGAGCCAAGCATTTAAAATAATAGAAAACGAATTCGAAGGAAAAGTTGCTATTGTAACCGGAGCAGGAACAGGCAATGGCGAGTCTATTGCTGAGAGACTTTATGCAGGGGGAGCTTCTGTTGCGCTTGTTAGTCGTCATATCGCACCACTTGATGACATATGTAATAGAATTGATTCGTCAGGAAAACGCACTTTTCCCATAGAAGTTGACGTTCGAGATCCACACAGTGTTCAAATAGCAGTGAGCTCCATAATCGAAAGATTCGGAAAGATTGATATTGCTGTCAACAATGCCGGAATTACAGGACCAGCAAACACTCCACTTCAAGATCTTGATATCGAAATATGGCGAGATGTTATAGAAACCGATCTAACTGGTGTTTTCTATTGCATGAAATACGAAATACCAGCAATGCTTAAGAATGGCTCTGGCGCTATTGTGAACATGTCATCTGCCAATGGACTTGTCGGCTTGGCTGGCATGGCAGCTTATACAACAGCAAAACATGGCGTAATCGGGTTAACCCGTTCAGCAGCTTTGGAATTAGCAGAATCCAATATTCGAGTATGTGCAGTTGCCCCGGGTTATGTTGCAACTCCCAGAATCATAGATTCTGGAAAGGAAGCTATGGATTACATGGCAGCTGCACACCCCATGAAACGTCTTGCTACAAGAGAAGAAGTAGCTGACTTGGTCGCCTATTTACTTAGTGAGAGAGCTGCATTCATAACGGGCAGTGTTCATTGCATAGATGGAGGGTACACAGCCGAATAA
- a CDS encoding PRC-barrel domain-containing protein yields the protein MGIAEETQVPRNRTFVAATEIKGSKILTVKDEELGTIKEVMIDSEWGRIAYVVFACDCFLGMKCKFFAIPWGALHTSRGDYILKVDKDAFKTAEGLDENVWTLNHNDLVKVYEQYNLHPYWEI from the coding sequence ATGGGAATAGCTGAAGAAACGCAAGTTCCAAGGAACAGGACTTTTGTGGCGGCAACTGAAATAAAAGGATCTAAGATCCTCACCGTTAAAGATGAAGAACTCGGAACGATTAAAGAAGTCATGATTGACTCTGAATGGGGAAGAATCGCATACGTAGTGTTCGCTTGTGATTGTTTTCTTGGTATGAAGTGTAAATTCTTTGCCATTCCCTGGGGGGCGCTTCATACAAGTCGAGGGGATTATATCCTTAAAGTTGATAAGGACGCATTCAAAACGGCAGAAGGCCTAGATGAAAATGTGTGGACTTTAAACCATAACGATTTGGTTAAAGTGTATGAACAGTATAATCTTCATCCTTACTGGGAAATTTAA
- a CDS encoding type I restriction-modification enzyme R subunit C-terminal domain-containing protein: MFKKQAGILKFGEDLMSWLRTIKDYVVTNFHLEIGDLDYVPFDTFGGRGRMYQLFGDKMNTVIIELNEALVT; encoded by the coding sequence ATCTTCAAAAAACAGGCTGGAATTCTCAAGTTCGGTGAAGACCTGATGAGCTGGCTCCGAACGATAAAAGATTATGTTGTAACGAACTTCCACCTGGAAATAGGGGATCTCGATTACGTACCCTTTGATACTTTTGGCGGGCGTGGCAGAATGTACCAGCTTTTCGGGGACAAAATGAATACTGTGATTATTGAATTGAATGAGGCACTGGTGACTTAA